The proteins below are encoded in one region of Apium graveolens cultivar Ventura chromosome 4, ASM990537v1, whole genome shotgun sequence:
- the LOC141718071 gene encoding uncharacterized protein LOC141718071 yields MSDNALSDLIKIPESHKQIENSPKGAFHKPQIEHNDGKLQEITKSVCPLVEISPNGNGAEAASAEVEYIESENLDDVEDPNTSLEILIAELESKDWVVVCGALNNVRRFSLFHKELLSDMLGNVVSLVVKSLKNPRSAVCKTAVMTSADIFKAYNDRIIDSLDPLLVQLLLKSSQDKRFVCEAAEKTLIAMTTWVSPVLLLPKLQTYLKHKNPRIRAKASMCFCRSVLRLGFDGVETYGIDKLIHVAALQLSDQLPESREAARTLLLELQSVHEKSQISSAATRSENQDQNSWEKFCQSNLSPLSAQSVLRVTSVAREGLATGP; encoded by the exons ATGTCGGATAACGCGCTCAGCGATCTCATCAAGATACCTGAATCTCACAAGCAAATTGAGAACTCCCCGAAAGGGGCCTTCCACAAGCCTCAGATTGAACATAATGATGGTAAACTTCAAGAAATAACGAAATCAGTTTGCCCCTTGGTTGAAATATCTCCTAATGGAAATGGGGCAGAGGCAGCTAGtgcagaagtagaatacattGAATCTGAGAATCTGGATGATGTTGAAGATCCCAACACAAGTCTTGAG ATTCTCATAGCTGAGCTAGAGTCAAAAGACTGGGTTGTCGTCTGTGGGGCCCTCAATAATGTAAGGCGGTTTTCACTGTTCCACAAGGAATTGTTAAGCGACATGTT GGGGAATGTAGTATCACTTGTTGTGAAATCCTTGAAGAACCCAAGAAGTGCTGTCTGCAAAACTGCAGTTATGACTTCAGCGGATATTTTTAAGGCATATAATGATCGTATCATTGATTCGCTGGATCCACTG CTGGTCCAACTTCTTCTCAAGTCTTCACAGGACAAACGATTTGTATGTGAAGCAGCTGAAAAAACTTTAATAGCCATGACTACTTGGGTCTCGCCAGTTTTGTTGTTACCCAAGTTGCAAACTTATCTTAAGCACAAAAATCCTCGTATTCGAGCAAAGGCGTCAATGTGCTTTTGTCGCAGTGTTCTTCGACTG GGATTTGATGGTGTGGAGACGTATGGGATTGATAAATTGATCCATGTAGCTGCATTACAGCTCAGTGACCAGCTTCCCGAGTCCAGGGAAGCTGCTAGAACTCTTCTGTTGGAGTTGCAGAGTGTTCACGAGAAATCACAAATCTCATCAGCAGCTACCAGATCCGAGAACCAAGACCAAAATTCTTGGGAAAAGTTCTGTCAATCAAACCTTTCGCCTTTAAGTGCTCAATCTGTCCTTCGCGTGACCAGTGTGGCAAGGGAGGGACTTGCTACGGGTCCCTAG
- the LOC141718070 gene encoding UDP-glycosyltransferase 90A2-like, which produces MSSKSDTHDVGSSPHVVLFPFMAKGHTIPTIQLALLFLRHGAQVTFLTTPANRAFIFESLSNTTANIVDLPFPNVPGIPAGVESTDKLPSRSLLLPFLTSTPLMQADFERVLKELPTINFMVTDLFLGWTLDAAFKLGIPRLSFGGWNVFTTVIYDDLVLKRQGLLLETKSNEIVVHPNFPSIKLTTNHFEPHLVCSQFFVDQLDAALKSNGTIVNSCSELEPRFLEFWNKERKPKAWCLGPLCLAEPLPRKLVSQEEQPWMKWLETKKETAVLYVAFGSQAEVTKEQSEEIKIGLENSRVNFLWVVGNNEELDEGFVERVKGRGIVVKDWVDQRRILRHESVKGFMSHCGWNSVTESICAKVPILAWPMGADQPLNAIIVVDEIKIGLMVETCDGSMRGFVKGEGLERTVRELMEGEMGKTVRKRVEEVGELAMKAVEGGSSWMNMSELIHQTHVSKYT; this is translated from the coding sequence ATGAGTTCAAAAAGTGATACTCATGATGTTGGTTCATCTCCTCATGTTGTGTTGTTCCCTTTTATGGCAAAAGGCCATACTATACCTACCATTCAATTAGCTCTTCTATTTCTCCGACATGGTGCCCAAGTTACATTTTTAACCACCCCTGCTAACCGCGCATTCATCTTTGAGTCACTCTCAAACACCACAGCCAACATTGTTGATCTTCCTTTTCCCAATGTCCCTGGCATACCAGCTGGGGTTGAGAGCACCGACAAACTTCCGTCCCGGTCTTTACTTCTCCCCTTCCTCACCTCCACTCCGTTAATGCAAGCAGACTTTGAGCGGGTATTAAAAGAACTTCCAACTATCAATTTTATGGTAACCGACCTGTTTCTTGGTTGGACACTCGATGCAGCTTTCAAGCTTGGTATTCCTCGACTATCTTTTGGCGGTTGGAATGTGTTCACAACAGTAATTTATGACGATCTTGTTTTGAAACGTCAAGGACTTCTTTTGGAGACGAAATCTAATGAAATAGTTGTACATCCAAATTTTCCTTCAATTAAGCTCACAACAAATCATTTTGAACCCCACCTTGTTTGTTCCCAATTCTTTGTAGATCAACTTGATGCTGCATTGAAAAGCAACGGTACTATAGTTAACAGCTGCAGCGAGCTTGAACCTAGGTTCTTGGAGTTCTGGAACAAAGAGCGCAAGCCTAAAGCATGGTGTCTTGGTCCACTATGCCTGGCCGAGCCACTGCCAAGAAAATTAGTCAGCCAGGAAGAGCAGCCGTGGATGAAATGGCTAGAAACGAAGAAAGAAACTGCGGTTCTTTATGTAGCTTTTGGGTCCCAGGCGGAAGTTACAAAGGAACAGAGTGAAGAGATTAAGATTGGGCTAGAAAACTCACGAGTTAATTTTCTGTGGGTGGTGGGAAATAATGAAGAATTAGACGAAGGGTTTGTGGAGAGAGTTAAGGGGAGAGGGATTGTGGTAAAAGACTGGGTTGATCAGAGAAGGATTCTGAGGCATGAGAGTGTGAAAGGATTTATGAGTCACTGTGGGTGGAACTCAGTGACGGAGAGCATATGTGCAAAGGTTCCTATTCTGGCTTGGCCTATGGGGGCAGATCAACCATTGAATGCGATAATTGTGGTGGATGAGATTAAGATAGGGCTGATGGTGGAGACTTGTGATGGGAGCATGAGAGGTTTCGTCAAGGGAGAAGGCCTGGAGAGAACGGTGAGAGAGTTGATGGAGGGAGAAATGGGGAAGACTGTGAGGAAGAGAGTGGAAGAGGTTGGCGAGTTGGCTATGAAGGCCGTGGAAGGAGGTTCTTCTTGGATGAATATGAGTGAGCTCATTCATCAGACACATGTATCCAAATATACATAG